In Janthinobacterium rivuli, a single genomic region encodes these proteins:
- the dkgB gene encoding 2,5-didehydrogluconate reductase DkgB translates to MNTSTQHTAIPEIGLGTFRLQGQVVIDSVTTGLDVGYRHIDTAQIYGNEAEVGQAIAASAVPRDELFVTTKIWIESLQRDKLIPSLKDSLHKLRLEQLDLTLIHWPSPQDAIPVAEYMAALADAKAQGLTRAIGVSNFTNAQLRQAIDTVGAAEIATQQIEIHPFLQNRKVIDFVRSQGIHITAYMPLAYGKVMADPVIAAIAARHGVTPAQVALSWSLQQGFAVIPSSTRRANLEANLHFQRITLSPDEMAQMATLERGERLANPDGLAPQWD, encoded by the coding sequence ATGAACACCAGCACCCAACACACCGCCATCCCTGAAATCGGCCTGGGCACTTTCCGCCTGCAGGGCCAGGTCGTCATCGATTCCGTCACCACGGGCCTGGACGTCGGCTACCGCCATATCGATACGGCGCAAATCTATGGCAATGAAGCCGAAGTGGGGCAGGCGATCGCCGCCAGCGCCGTCCCGCGCGACGAGTTGTTCGTCACCACCAAGATCTGGATCGAGAGCCTGCAGCGCGACAAGCTGATTCCAAGTTTGAAAGACAGCCTGCACAAGCTGCGGCTGGAACAGCTGGACCTAACCCTGATCCACTGGCCGTCGCCGCAAGACGCGATTCCCGTGGCCGAATACATGGCGGCGCTGGCGGATGCCAAGGCGCAGGGGCTGACCAGGGCCATCGGCGTGTCGAATTTTACCAACGCGCAGCTGCGGCAAGCCATCGATACGGTGGGCGCGGCAGAAATCGCCACGCAGCAGATCGAGATCCACCCGTTCCTGCAAAACCGCAAGGTCATCGACTTCGTGCGCAGCCAAGGCATCCACATCACGGCCTACATGCCGCTCGCGTATGGCAAGGTGATGGCGGATCCCGTGATCGCGGCCATCGCCGCCAGGCACGGCGTGACGCCGGCGCAAGTGGCCCTGAGCTGGTCGCTGCAGCAGGGCTTTGCCGTGATCCCGTCGTCGACCCGGCGCGCCAACCTGGAAGCGAACCTGCATTTCCAGCGCATCACCCTGTCGCCGGACGAGATGGCGCAGATGGCGACGCTGGAGCGTGGCGAGCGCCTGGCCAACCCGGACGGGCTGGCGCCGCAGTGGGATTGA
- a CDS encoding LLM class oxidoreductase, with protein sequence MTAMQKLGQGGFSIGLELPLDNDWSSTGRQANAASGRVPGEPDLKQHAALAKLADRLDFRALWLRDVPLYDPSFGDAAQVFEVFTYLGYLAGITDNILLGTAAVVLPLREPVLTLKAAASVDQLSGGRLLLGVASGDRPVEYPVFGRDFDQRGAAFREQVAMLRDWGEMRLPPGIRLLPKPAASLPLLVAGLAQQSPAWIGAQMDGWLAYPGTPDDHARRSAQWRAVAGEDKPYVSFIHLDLDEDPNLPLQRFRFGGRTGRHGLIAELHAMRAAGVRHIGLQLRQNRRPLAETMQEIADHVLPVFHGTA encoded by the coding sequence ATGACTGCGATGCAAAAGCTGGGGCAGGGCGGTTTCAGTATCGGCCTGGAACTGCCGCTCGATAATGACTGGTCGTCCACGGGGCGCCAGGCGAATGCGGCGTCCGGCCGGGTGCCGGGCGAGCCGGATCTGAAACAGCATGCGGCGCTGGCGAAGCTGGCCGACCGCCTGGATTTTCGGGCCCTGTGGCTGCGCGACGTGCCCCTGTACGACCCGTCGTTCGGCGACGCGGCCCAGGTCTTCGAGGTGTTTACTTACCTCGGCTACCTGGCCGGTATCACGGACAACATCTTGCTGGGCACGGCCGCCGTGGTGCTGCCGCTGCGTGAGCCGGTGCTGACGTTAAAAGCGGCGGCCAGCGTGGACCAGTTGAGCGGCGGGCGTTTGCTGCTGGGCGTGGCCAGCGGCGACCGGCCCGTCGAGTATCCCGTGTTTGGCCGCGATTTCGACCAGCGCGGCGCCGCCTTCCGCGAGCAGGTCGCCATGCTGCGCGACTGGGGCGAGATGCGCCTGCCGCCCGGCATCCGTCTGCTGCCCAAACCCGCCGCGTCCTTGCCGCTGCTGGTGGCGGGGCTGGCGCAGCAGTCGCCCGCGTGGATCGGCGCGCAGATGGATGGCTGGCTCGCCTATCCGGGCACGCCGGACGACCATGCGCGGCGCTCGGCGCAATGGCGCGCCGTGGCTGGAGAGGACAAGCCGTATGTCAGCTTCATCCACCTGGATCTGGACGAAGATCCGAACCTGCCGCTGCAGCGTTTTCGTTTCGGCGGCCGCACGGGGCGCCATGGCCTGATCGCGGAGCTGCACGCCATGCGCGCGGCCGGCGTGCGGCATATCGGCTTGCAGCTGCGGCAGAACCGCCGCCCGCTGGCCGAGACGATGCAGGAGATCGCGGACCATGTGCTGCCCGTCTTTCATGGCACCGCTTGA
- a CDS encoding FAD-dependent monooxygenase, whose product MNSPTPPTMRRFMHSHSDVCIVGNGAIAKTTALAFAQAGQSVTLLSPVSPPAPASAAKPVEASWDVRVYALNHTAHQLLSSLKVWGALAPDRVAPVDAMLVNGDGAQAGGLGFDAYGAHVGTLAWIIEDRNLGQALDAALKFAPNVSVLQGRASRLEWTNDSAIVHLDGGDTITCALVVGADGAQSWVRGQCDIGLDYRSYGQRGVVSNFACEKPHHGAAHQWFTGSEGIVALLPLPGDRVSLVWSAPDALADTLMAESADALAARLAAYCHDKLGKLTPLQPELVRAFPLTLMRPHAMVAPRVALVGDAAHVVHPMAGHGMNLGFADVAQLVKTISEREAHRGIGDERMLARYARARKEDVLLMQLATDGLARLFGADLEPLRVVRNLGLNLLDKLPALKRKMIAHALGHQ is encoded by the coding sequence ATGAACAGTCCCACTCCCCCTACCATGCGGCGCTTCATGCACAGCCACAGCGACGTTTGCATCGTCGGCAATGGCGCCATCGCGAAAACCACGGCGCTGGCGTTTGCCCAGGCAGGACAAAGCGTCACCCTGCTATCGCCGGTGAGCCCGCCCGCCCCCGCTTCGGCTGCCAAGCCGGTCGAAGCCAGCTGGGACGTGCGCGTGTATGCGCTCAATCATACGGCGCACCAGTTGCTGTCGTCGCTGAAGGTATGGGGTGCTTTGGCGCCTGACAGGGTGGCGCCCGTTGACGCCATGCTGGTCAACGGCGACGGCGCGCAGGCGGGCGGACTCGGTTTCGACGCCTACGGCGCCCATGTGGGCACGCTGGCGTGGATCATCGAAGACCGCAACCTGGGCCAGGCGCTGGACGCCGCCCTCAAATTCGCGCCGAACGTCAGCGTGCTGCAGGGCCGGGCCAGCCGCCTGGAATGGACGAATGATTCGGCCATCGTGCACCTCGATGGCGGCGACACCATCACCTGTGCGCTGGTGGTGGGCGCGGACGGTGCCCAGTCGTGGGTGCGGGGCCAGTGCGATATCGGCCTCGATTACCGCTCGTATGGCCAGCGCGGCGTGGTCAGCAACTTCGCCTGCGAAAAGCCGCACCATGGCGCGGCCCACCAGTGGTTCACGGGCAGCGAAGGCATCGTCGCGCTGCTGCCGCTGCCGGGGGACCGCGTTTCGCTGGTCTGGTCGGCGCCCGATGCGCTGGCCGATACCTTGATGGCCGAATCGGCCGACGCCCTGGCCGCGCGCCTGGCCGCCTATTGCCACGACAAGTTGGGCAAGCTCACGCCGCTGCAGCCGGAGCTGGTGCGCGCATTTCCCCTGACCCTGATGCGCCCGCACGCCATGGTGGCGCCGCGCGTGGCCCTGGTCGGCGACGCCGCCCACGTGGTGCACCCGATGGCGGGCCACGGCATGAACCTGGGTTTTGCCGACGTGGCGCAGCTGGTCAAGACGATCAGCGAACGCGAAGCGCACCGCGGCATCGGCGACGAGCGCATGCTGGCCCGCTATGCGCGCGCGCGCAAGGAAGACGTGCTGTTGATGCAGCTGGCGACCGATGGCCTGGCGCGATTATTTGGCGCCGATCTGGAACCGTTGCGCGTGGTTCGCAATTTGGGATTAAACTTGCTGGATAAATTGCCGGCCCTGAAGCGAAAAATGATTGCGCACGCATTGGGACATCAGTAA
- a CDS encoding DsbC family protein, with translation MSRIALVLASGLMMSCAGAETPTEANIKKLIEPRLGEGAKVDSVKETPYGGLYEVRTGGDILYTDKAAQYLFVGHVFDAKTSQDLTKVRLDEVNRIKFSDLPLDSAMKTVKGNGKRVIAVFEDPNCGYCKRFRQNALKEIDNVTVYTFMYNILSPDSIVKSRNVWCAPDRNKAWDDWMLNGKAPATVAATCANPHEKILALGQQLRVSGTPAIFFADGSRIPGAVDAKTLEQKFSTIK, from the coding sequence ATGAGCAGAATCGCATTGGTACTGGCCTCGGGCCTGATGATGTCGTGCGCCGGCGCGGAAACGCCGACGGAAGCAAACATCAAAAAGCTGATCGAGCCGCGCCTGGGCGAAGGCGCCAAGGTCGATTCGGTCAAGGAAACCCCATACGGCGGCCTGTATGAAGTGCGCACGGGCGGCGACATCCTGTACACGGACAAAGCCGCGCAATACCTGTTCGTCGGCCACGTCTTCGACGCCAAGACGTCGCAAGACCTGACCAAGGTGCGCCTCGATGAAGTCAATCGCATCAAGTTCTCCGACTTGCCGCTCGATTCCGCCATGAAGACCGTCAAGGGCAATGGCAAGCGCGTGATCGCCGTGTTCGAAGATCCGAACTGCGGCTATTGCAAGCGTTTCCGCCAGAATGCGCTGAAGGAAATCGACAACGTCACCGTCTACACCTTCATGTACAACATCCTGTCGCCGGACTCCATCGTCAAGTCGCGCAATGTCTGGTGCGCGCCGGACCGCAACAAGGCCTGGGATGACTGGATGTTGAACGGCAAGGCGCCGGCCACGGTGGCCGCCACTTGCGCCAACCCGCATGAAAAAATCCTGGCCCTGGGCCAGCAATTGCGCGTCTCGGGCACGCCAGCCATCTTCTTTGCCGACGGCAGCCGCATTCCGGGCGCGGTCGATGCGAAGACGCTGGAACAGAAATTCTCGACCATTAAGTAA
- a CDS encoding (2Fe-2S)-binding protein, translating into MITLNINGRDTQVDADPSTPILWALRDNLNMTGTKFGCGAALCGACTVHLDGQPIRSCITPISSVGAQKITTIEAMENDQVGKAVQAAWVRHDVPQCGYCQSGQVMSATALLRTNKAPSDADIDGAMSGNICRCGTYQRIRAAIKDAAKTLA; encoded by the coding sequence ATGATTACCTTGAATATCAACGGACGCGACACGCAGGTCGACGCCGATCCTTCCACGCCCATCCTGTGGGCGCTGCGCGATAACCTGAATATGACGGGCACCAAGTTCGGTTGCGGCGCGGCCCTGTGCGGGGCCTGCACGGTGCACCTCGACGGCCAGCCGATCCGCTCCTGCATCACGCCGATTTCCTCGGTGGGCGCGCAAAAGATCACCACCATCGAAGCGATGGAAAACGATCAGGTGGGCAAGGCCGTGCAGGCGGCATGGGTACGCCACGACGTGCCGCAATGCGGCTACTGTCAAAGCGGCCAGGTGATGAGCGCCACGGCGCTGCTGCGCACCAACAAGGCGCCCAGCGATGCCGACATCGACGGCGCCATGAGCGGCAATATCTGCCGCTGCGGCACCTATCAACGGATCCGCGCAGCCATCAAGGACGCGGCCAAGACCCTGGCCTGA
- a CDS encoding xanthine dehydrogenase family protein molybdopterin-binding subunit, producing the protein MRIEWLNQEALQHGGVTLGAALASAPVAVADGVSRRGFMKAGAAAGGGLMLGFFLPGAGKLAQAADAAPAKPVYAPNAFLHIAPDNSVTVQVNRLEFGQGVQTSLPMLIAEELDADWSLVHGALAPAGEQYKDAAYGMQMTGGSGSIAHSFTQYREIGAKARAMLVGAAAAQWKVSPDQVRAAKGVLYGPGGQKATYGEFADAAMRQPVPATVKLKDPREFVIIGKPVKRLDAAAKSTGKQQFGIDFKPPGAKVAMVARPPVFGAKVATFDASKAKAIKGVLEVLEVKIDRGGSGVAVIADGYWPAKQGRDALAIEWDTSAVEKVSSDKQLAAFKALAKTPGTVARPFDVAALAKAPKKIEAVYEFPYLAHAPMEPLNCVVDLQADKCTMWVGSQFQTGDQAAIAATSGLKPEQVTLHTMMAGGGFGRRAVPSSDYVVEAVNVAKAYRAAGKSGPLKLMWSREDDIKGGYYRPSHVHRAQIGLDAKGKILAWDHTIVGQSIMAGTPFEAFMVKNGVDGTMVEGMGEPYTLPMKLSVHTAKANVPVLWWRSVGSTHTAFVMETLIDEAAHVAKMDPVAYRKQLIDARHTRHIAALDLAVAKSGYGKKKLPKGQAWGVAMHESFNSVVAYVVTASVVEGAPKLHQVWAGVHCNLAVNPLTIEAQVQGAALMALGMTIPGAAITLKDGVVQQQNFGDYPVPRMPDMPVIEVHLVPSGDAPTGMGEPGVPPLAPAFANALFALTGKRLRKLPFDLAAA; encoded by the coding sequence ATGCGTATCGAATGGTTGAATCAGGAAGCATTGCAGCATGGCGGGGTGACCCTGGGCGCGGCGCTGGCATCGGCGCCGGTGGCCGTTGCCGATGGCGTGTCGCGGCGCGGTTTCATGAAGGCCGGCGCGGCGGCCGGCGGCGGCTTGATGCTGGGCTTTTTCCTGCCCGGCGCAGGCAAGCTGGCGCAGGCGGCCGATGCCGCGCCCGCCAAGCCCGTGTATGCGCCGAACGCCTTCTTGCACATCGCTCCCGATAACTCGGTGACGGTGCAGGTGAACCGGCTGGAATTCGGCCAGGGCGTGCAAACGAGCTTGCCCATGCTGATCGCCGAGGAACTCGACGCCGACTGGAGCCTGGTGCACGGCGCCCTGGCGCCGGCCGGCGAGCAGTACAAGGATGCCGCCTACGGCATGCAGATGACGGGCGGTTCGGGCAGCATCGCCCACTCGTTTACGCAGTACCGCGAAATCGGCGCCAAGGCGCGCGCCATGCTGGTGGGCGCCGCTGCCGCGCAGTGGAAAGTCAGTCCCGACCAGGTGCGTGCCGCCAAGGGCGTGCTGTATGGCCCTGGCGGACAAAAGGCGACGTATGGCGAGTTTGCCGACGCGGCCATGCGCCAACCCGTGCCCGCCACCGTCAAGCTGAAAGACCCGCGCGAATTTGTCATCATCGGCAAACCCGTGAAACGCCTCGACGCGGCGGCCAAATCCACGGGAAAACAGCAGTTCGGCATCGACTTCAAGCCGCCTGGCGCGAAAGTGGCCATGGTGGCGCGTCCGCCCGTGTTTGGCGCCAAGGTGGCGACATTCGACGCCAGCAAGGCGAAAGCCATCAAGGGCGTGCTCGAGGTACTGGAAGTGAAGATCGACCGTGGCGGCAGCGGCGTGGCGGTGATTGCCGACGGTTACTGGCCTGCCAAGCAGGGACGTGACGCTTTGGCCATCGAATGGGATACGAGCGCCGTGGAAAAGGTCAGCAGCGACAAGCAGCTGGCCGCTTTCAAGGCGCTGGCGAAAACGCCGGGCACGGTGGCGCGCCCATTCGATGTCGCAGCGCTGGCCAAGGCGCCGAAAAAGATCGAAGCTGTGTACGAGTTCCCTTACCTGGCGCACGCGCCGATGGAGCCGCTCAACTGCGTCGTCGACCTGCAGGCCGACAAATGCACGATGTGGGTCGGTTCGCAATTCCAGACGGGTGACCAGGCGGCGATCGCGGCCACCTCCGGCCTGAAGCCGGAGCAGGTGACCTTGCACACGATGATGGCTGGCGGCGGCTTTGGCCGGCGCGCCGTGCCCTCGTCCGATTATGTGGTCGAAGCCGTCAACGTCGCCAAGGCATACCGGGCGGCAGGCAAGAGCGGCCCCTTAAAGCTGATGTGGAGCCGCGAGGATGACATCAAGGGCGGCTACTACCGGCCGTCGCATGTGCACCGCGCGCAGATCGGTCTCGACGCCAAAGGAAAAATCCTCGCCTGGGACCACACCATCGTGGGCCAGTCGATCATGGCCGGCACGCCATTCGAAGCCTTCATGGTGAAAAATGGCGTCGACGGCACCATGGTCGAAGGGATGGGCGAGCCGTACACCCTGCCGATGAAGCTGTCCGTGCACACGGCCAAGGCGAACGTGCCCGTGCTGTGGTGGCGCTCCGTCGGTTCGACGCATACGGCCTTTGTCATGGAAACTCTGATCGACGAGGCGGCGCACGTGGCGAAGATGGATCCCGTCGCCTACCGCAAGCAGCTGATCGACGCCAGGCACACGCGCCACATCGCCGCGCTGGACCTGGCCGTGGCCAAGTCCGGCTATGGCAAGAAGAAGCTGCCGAAAGGGCAGGCCTGGGGCGTGGCCATGCATGAATCGTTCAATTCTGTCGTCGCCTACGTGGTGACGGCTTCCGTGGTGGAAGGCGCGCCCAAGCTGCACCAGGTGTGGGCGGGCGTGCATTGCAACCTGGCCGTCAATCCCTTGACGATCGAGGCGCAAGTGCAGGGCGCCGCGCTGATGGCGCTGGGCATGACCATCCCCGGCGCGGCCATCACGCTCAAGGATGGCGTGGTGCAGCAGCAGAACTTCGGCGACTATCCGGTGCCGCGCATGCCCGACATGCCGGTGATCGAGGTGCACCTGGTGCCGTCGGGCGACGCGCCGACGGGCATGGGCGAGCCGGGCGTGCCGCCATTGGCGCCTGCATTCGCCAATGCGCTGTTTGCCCTGACGGGCAAGCGCCTGCGCAAGCTGCCGTTCGACCTGGCGGCCGCATGA
- a CDS encoding nucleotidyltransferase family protein: MSTVGILLAAGRGRRFDPSGVQNKLLQPLTEGSHAGLPVVVAAARNMLAALPRVLAVVRADDTQVARALGALGCEVRVCHDADTGMAASLTCAIDYVRGAPGWLIALGDMPFVEAATIATLSQAIGDGARIAVPVFQGRRGNPVAFSAFHLPLLLALDGDQGARSIVNSHAVCEVTVDDGGILRDIDTPDDL, encoded by the coding sequence TTGAGTACGGTCGGCATCTTGCTGGCAGCCGGAAGGGGGCGCAGGTTCGACCCTTCCGGCGTGCAGAACAAATTATTGCAGCCTTTGACGGAAGGCTCGCATGCGGGCTTGCCGGTCGTGGTGGCGGCGGCCAGGAACATGCTGGCGGCCCTGCCGCGCGTGCTGGCCGTGGTGCGCGCAGACGATACGCAAGTGGCGCGTGCGCTCGGTGCGCTGGGCTGCGAAGTGCGCGTCTGCCACGACGCCGATACTGGCATGGCCGCCTCGCTCACCTGCGCCATCGACTATGTGCGCGGCGCGCCGGGCTGGCTGATCGCCCTGGGCGACATGCCTTTCGTGGAAGCGGCTACAATCGCCACCTTGTCGCAAGCCATCGGCGATGGCGCGCGCATCGCCGTGCCCGTGTTCCAGGGACGGCGCGGCAATCCTGTCGCGTTCAGCGCCTTTCACTTGCCGCTGCTGCTGGCGCTCGATGGCGACCAGGGTGCGCGCAGCATCGTCAACAGCCATGCCGTGTGTGAAGTGACAGTGGACGACGGCGGCATCTTGCGCGATATTGATACACCTGACGATTTGTAA
- a CDS encoding M61 family metallopeptidase encodes MKKAPIKKITAKASGNATSKAVAKTRAKTAPAAGIIYSIAAADLAGHMFKVTLTVKSPAAIGQVLSLPAWIPGSYMIREFSRNIVSIRAESEGKAVALTKLDKHSWQAAPCKGPLTVEYDVYAWDLSVRAAHLDQNHGFFNGTSVFLRVLGQESDAHEVHIVQPKDAACKTWRVATTLPELKAKRYGFGSYQAANYDELIDHPVEMGDFALATFTAHGVPHDIVVTGKVPNLDLDRLCRDLKAICETQIAFFEPKTKKAPMERYVFMTMAVGDGYGGLEHRASTALICARADLPTTASTSTEIGDGYLKFLGLCSHEYFHTWNVKRIKPAAFAPYNLQAESYSPLLWLFEGFTSYYDDLMLVRAGLIDEAAYFKLLGKTVNSVLRGSGRSKQSVADSSFDAWGKYYRQDENAPNAIVSYYTKGSLIALAFDLTIRSKTNGEKSLDDVMQALWQRYGRDFYKGKARGVTPAEVEALFDEIAGTRMKPFFERYIRGTDDVPLARLLAPFGVKYSDARKAEKASLDVNLGRDGNDAKLAQVHQGGAAHTAGLSAGDVLVAVDGLRVTGSNLDTLLGRYAVGARVAIHAFRRDELMTFAAVLQGDRVPGVSLTLLPTPKKATGPKRPSAV; translated from the coding sequence ATGAAGAAAGCACCGATTAAAAAAATCACCGCAAAAGCCTCCGGCAATGCCACAAGCAAAGCCGTTGCGAAAACCAGGGCGAAAACCGCACCGGCGGCCGGCATCATCTACAGCATCGCCGCAGCGGACCTGGCCGGTCACATGTTCAAGGTGACGTTGACGGTCAAGTCGCCGGCCGCCATCGGCCAGGTTCTGTCCTTGCCGGCCTGGATTCCGGGCAGCTATATGATCCGCGAATTTTCGCGCAACATCGTCAGCATCCGCGCCGAGTCCGAGGGCAAGGCCGTGGCGCTGACCAAATTGGACAAGCACTCGTGGCAAGCCGCGCCTTGCAAGGGCCCGTTGACGGTCGAATACGACGTGTATGCGTGGGATCTGTCCGTGCGGGCCGCCCACCTGGACCAGAATCACGGCTTCTTCAACGGCACCAGCGTGTTCCTGCGCGTACTGGGCCAGGAATCCGACGCCCATGAAGTGCACATCGTGCAGCCGAAGGATGCGGCCTGCAAGACCTGGCGTGTCGCCACGACCCTGCCGGAACTCAAGGCCAAGCGCTATGGCTTCGGCAGCTACCAGGCGGCCAACTACGATGAGCTGATCGACCATCCGGTGGAGATGGGCGACTTCGCGCTGGCCACCTTCACCGCGCATGGCGTGCCGCACGATATCGTCGTCACGGGCAAGGTGCCGAACCTGGACCTGGACCGTCTGTGCCGCGACCTGAAAGCCATTTGCGAAACGCAGATCGCTTTCTTCGAGCCGAAGACCAAGAAAGCGCCGATGGAGCGTTACGTGTTCATGACCATGGCCGTCGGCGACGGCTACGGCGGCCTCGAACACCGCGCCTCGACGGCGCTGATCTGCGCCCGCGCCGACTTGCCGACGACGGCGTCGACCAGCACGGAAATCGGCGACGGCTACCTGAAATTCCTCGGCCTGTGCAGCCACGAGTACTTCCACACCTGGAACGTCAAGCGCATCAAGCCGGCCGCTTTCGCGCCGTACAACCTGCAGGCGGAAAGCTATTCGCCGCTGCTGTGGCTATTCGAAGGCTTCACCAGCTATTACGACGACCTGATGCTGGTGCGCGCTGGCCTGATCGATGAAGCGGCCTATTTCAAACTGCTGGGAAAAACCGTCAACAGCGTCTTGCGCGGCAGCGGCCGCAGCAAGCAAAGCGTGGCCGATTCCAGCTTCGACGCCTGGGGCAAGTACTACCGCCAGGATGAAAACGCGCCGAACGCCATCGTCAGCTACTACACCAAGGGTTCGCTGATCGCGCTGGCCTTCGACCTGACGATCCGCAGCAAGACGAATGGAGAGAAATCGCTGGACGACGTGATGCAGGCGCTGTGGCAGCGCTATGGCCGCGATTTCTACAAGGGTAAAGCGCGCGGCGTGACGCCGGCCGAAGTCGAAGCCCTGTTCGATGAGATTGCCGGCACGCGCATGAAGCCGTTCTTCGAGCGCTATATCCGCGGCACGGACGACGTGCCGCTGGCGCGCCTGCTGGCGCCGTTCGGTGTGAAATACAGCGACGCGCGCAAGGCGGAAAAAGCCAGCCTGGACGTTAACCTGGGCCGCGACGGCAACGACGCCAAACTGGCGCAGGTACACCAGGGTGGCGCCGCCCACACAGCCGGCCTGTCGGCGGGCGACGTGCTGGTGGCCGTCGACGGCTTGCGCGTGACGGGCAGCAACCTGGACACCTTGCTGGGCCGTTACGCCGTCGGCGCCAGAGTCGCCATCCACGCCTTCCGCCGCGACGAGCTGATGACGTTTGCGGCCGTGCTGCAGGGCGACCGCGTGCCTGGCGTCAGCCTGACCCTGCTGCCGACGCCAAAGAAAGCCACGGGGCCGAAGCGCCCTAGCGCTGTATAA